The following coding sequences lie in one Zingiber officinale cultivar Zhangliang chromosome 2B, Zo_v1.1, whole genome shotgun sequence genomic window:
- the LOC122046935 gene encoding putative pentatricopeptide repeat-containing protein At3g28640 has product MVAPVAPVEPDVHNRCMFLLRRCSSERHLRAAHALFLVGRLHLHPFVLSRLILAACSLRPPALPYASLLFHHSPYPPSTFAHNALIRAHARSPHPRAALPLFRRLLASAAADHHSFPFVLAACAANGSLVDGAQVHALVVKNGLSSADPYVQTALLRLYSHAIDDAPKLFDEIPNPDAVHYDVLMNVFIRRGVPSEALRLFDRLLLSNLEPDNFAVTTALTACAHAGALEQGVRIHKYLASKDASYAKDTFLGSALVSMYAKCGCIKDAVEVFDAVPNRNNHMWATMIGAYAMHGFPEKAIACVRRMQEVDQLRPDGVVLLGALAACAHAGRVEDGLLLLGDMEAKYAVAPEHEHYSCAVDMLCRVGRLEEALLLIRRMPMRPLASVWGSLLTGCRIQGNVELAETAVAELQRFTESDGDDEGVYVQLSNIYLNANRKEEACKVRKLVGSRGSKKTPARSAIHVEGKASSFVAGDQAHPRRTEIWTMLELLTDHISSCTEDDRPSSWI; this is encoded by the coding sequence ATGGTGGCGCCGGTGGCGCCGGTGGAGCCGGACGTCCACAACCGCTGCATGTTCCTTCTCCGTCGCTGCTCCTCCGAGCGCCACCTCCGTGCCGCCCACGCCCTCTTCCTGGTTGGCAGACTCCACCTCCACCCCTTCGTCCTCAGCCGCCTCATCCTCGCCGCTTGCTCCCTCCGCCCGCCCGCCCTCCCCTACGCCTCTCTCCTCTTCCATCACTCCCCTTATCCCCCCAGCACCTTCGCCCACAACGCCCTCATCCGCGCCCACGCCCGCAGCCCTCATCCTCGTGCCGCCCTCCCTCTATTCCGCCGCCTTCTCGCCTCCGCCGCAGCTGACCACCACTCCTTCCCCTTCGTTCTCGCCGCCTGTGCCGCAAACGGATCCCTCGTCGATGGTGCCCAGGTCCACGCCCTCGTCGTCAAGAACGGCCTCTCCTCTGCCGATCCCTACGTCCAGACCGCCCTTCTGCGGCTCTACTCTCACGCCATCGACGACGCCCCGAAGCTGTTCGACGAAATCCCCAACCCCGACGCCGTCCACTACGACGTCCTGATGAACGTGTTCATCCGGCGCGGCGTTCCCTCCGAGGCGCTTCGTCTTTTCGACCGCTTGCTGCTCTCCAACTTAGAGCCTGATAACTTCGCCGTCACCACCGCCCTCACTGCCTGCGCCCACGCAGGCGCTCTCGAGCAGGGCGTCCGAATCCACAAATATCTTGCCTCCAAGGACGCATCCTATGCGAAGGACACTTTCCTGGGCTCGGCCCTCGTGAGCATGTACGCCAAGTGCGGCTGCATAAAAGATGCCGTGGAGGTTTTCGACGCGGTGCCTAACAGAAACAACCACATGTGGGCGACCATGATCGGGGCCTATGCGATGCACGGCTTCCCGGAGAAGGCGATCGCCTGCGTGCGGCGGATGCAGGAGGTGGACCAGTTGCGCCCGGACGGGGTCGTGCTGCTTGGGGCGCTGGCCGCCTGTGCGCATGCCGGCCGCGTGGAGGATGGCTTGCTTCTGTTGGGTGACATGGAGGCTAAGTACGCAGTGGCGCCGGAGCACGAGCACTACAGCTGCGCCGTGGATATGCTGTGCCGGGTGGGGAGATTGGAGGAAGCTCTGCTGCTCATACGCAGAATGCCGATGAGGCCGCTGGCCTCGGTGTGGGGCTCGTTGCTGACAGGATGCAGGATACAGGGAAATGTGGAACTGGCGGAGACAGCTGTGGCGGAGCTCCAGCGCTTCACCGAGAGCGATGGAGACGACGAGGGGGTGTATGTGCAGTTGTCCAACATCTACCTGAATGCCAATAGGAAAGAGGAGGCTTGCAAGGTTAGGAAGCTGGTCGGGAGCAGAGGGAGCAAGAAGACGCCAGCGCGCAGTGCGATCCATGTGGAAGGGAAAGCGAGCTCCTTTGTGGCAGGGGATCAAGCGCACCCTCGGCGGACGGAGATATGGACGATGCTCGAACTGTTGACAGATCATATAAGCTCCTGCACTGAGGATGACAGACCTTCTTCATGGATCTGA